From one Nocardioides scoriae genomic stretch:
- a CDS encoding AraC family transcriptional regulator, protein MGTTDRGILYPTRLPTFRRVPPPEAVADRVRWFWIPEWDLAPGRVSRQHVIAFPACNLVVEPDLVALAGPATRAGVRDLVGRGWTVGALLRPAAVPALSQDPTTERDAYRTLELPDLHAAVAGPMRVAPGDPGHAERHDRAVAAFTTWLLAHVPPADADGLLANAMADAVDGDPGLVRVEQVAERLGVGVRTLQRLARRHVGLPPAAMIRRRRLQEAAELVRTRPDTDLAALAADLGYADQAHLAQDFRTTLGSTASSYRSAARG, encoded by the coding sequence GTGGGCACGACGGACCGCGGGATCCTCTACCCGACCAGGCTGCCGACCTTCCGCCGGGTGCCACCGCCGGAGGCCGTCGCCGACCGGGTCCGCTGGTTCTGGATCCCGGAGTGGGACCTCGCGCCGGGCCGCGTCTCGCGCCAGCACGTGATCGCCTTCCCGGCCTGCAACCTGGTGGTCGAGCCCGACCTCGTCGCCCTGGCCGGGCCGGCCACCCGCGCCGGCGTGCGCGACCTCGTCGGTCGGGGCTGGACGGTCGGTGCGCTGCTGCGTCCGGCGGCCGTCCCGGCCCTGAGCCAGGACCCGACCACGGAGCGCGACGCCTACCGCACCCTCGAGCTGCCCGACCTGCACGCGGCGGTGGCCGGCCCGATGCGGGTCGCGCCCGGCGACCCGGGCCACGCGGAGCGCCACGACCGCGCGGTGGCCGCCTTCACGACCTGGTTGCTCGCGCACGTCCCGCCCGCCGACGCCGACGGGCTGCTCGCCAACGCGATGGCCGACGCCGTCGACGGGGACCCGGGGCTGGTGCGGGTCGAGCAGGTCGCCGAGCGCCTGGGTGTCGGCGTGCGCACCCTGCAGCGGCTCGCCCGGCGCCACGTCGGCCTGCCGCCCGCGGCGATGATCCGGAGACGGCGCCTGCAGGAGGCCGCCGAGCTGGTGCGGACCCGCCCCGACACCGACCTGGCCGCGCTGGCCGCCGACCTCGGCTACGCCGACCAGGCCCACCTGGCCCAGGACTTCCGCACCACCCTGGGCTCCACCGCGAGCAGCTACCGCTCGGCGGCGCGCGGGTGA
- a CDS encoding VOC family protein → MTETPSTSTPRAADGAHTTRGVPHGSTSLTPFLAIPDARGAIAFYRDVLGARVVDVTEMGGVVVHAVLDLGHGQLQLGEPSPDHHLVPPPAGEDDCYSLGLYCEDADALVARAEAAGAVVREPLTTFVSGDRFASVRDPFGVRWSIMTRVEDLSEEESAARVAAWAASQG, encoded by the coding sequence ATGACCGAGACCCCCTCCACCAGCACCCCACGGGCCGCCGACGGCGCCCACACCACGCGCGGCGTCCCCCACGGCTCGACCAGCCTGACGCCGTTCCTGGCCATCCCCGACGCCCGCGGCGCGATCGCGTTCTACCGCGACGTGCTGGGCGCCCGCGTCGTCGACGTGACCGAGATGGGCGGCGTCGTCGTGCACGCGGTCCTCGACCTCGGCCACGGCCAGCTGCAGCTCGGCGAGCCGTCGCCCGACCACCACCTCGTGCCCCCGCCGGCGGGCGAGGACGACTGCTACTCGCTGGGCCTCTACTGCGAGGACGCCGACGCCCTCGTCGCCCGCGCCGAGGCCGCCGGCGCGGTGGTCCGCGAGCCGCTCACCACCTTCGTCTCGGGCGACCGCTTCGCCAGCGTGCGGGACCCCTTCGGCGTCCGCTGGAGCATCATGACCCGGGTCGAGGACCTCTCGGAGGAGGAGAGCGCCGCTCGCGTCGCCGCCTGGGCCGCCTCGCAGGGCTGA